CCGCACCGGTGCACTGGGGCGCATCACCAATTTGCAGCTTCGCATGATCACTAGCTACGCCTCCGACCCGGCGCAACCCTTCACCTGGCGGTACGAGGAGGCGCAGGCCGGGTCGGGTGCCCTCGCCGACGTGCTCAGCCACGGCTTCGACCTCGCCCAGTTCCTGGTCGCACCGATCAAGTCGGTCAGCTCGGTGACCGAGCGGTTCATCCCCAAGCGGACCGTGCCCGGCACGGGGGAGACCCGTGAAGTTGAGAACGAGGACTACGCCGCGGTGCTCGCCCGCTTCGAGGGGGGCGTCGTGGGCGTCCTGGAGACCACACGCGTCGCCGTGGGGCCGCACGCTGAGTACATCGTCGAGGTGTACGGCACCGAGGGCTCTTTGCGCTGGAACTTCGACCGCATGAATCAGCTCGAACTTGCCGACGACGGCTCGGGGTACCGCACCATCATGACGCCCACCTCCTACGGCGAGTTCGGGCGGTTCCAGCCCAATGCCGGGCCGGGCATCGGGTTCAACGACCTGAAGACGATCGAGGCGGCCCTGTTCCTGCGCTCGGTCGCCGAGGGTCGCCAACTGGCCCCCTCGGCGGCCGATGGGTGGTCGGCCGCCGAGATCGTGGACGCGGCGCTGCGCAGCGCCGCTTCGGGCGAGTGGGTCGACGTCCCGGTCGTCTCCGGCTCCCTGACGACCCAGGCGTGAGCGGCGTGGGCCGGCAGCAGTCCACGAGCGGTCGATCGCGCGCGCTCGAGGACCTGTCGGCCTGCTCGCCGCCGGTGACCTTCGCCCTCGTCGGGTACGGGGAGGGCGGGCGGTACTTCCACGCCCCCGTGATCGCTGGTGCCGCCGGCGCCCGACTGGGCTTCATCGTGACTGGCAGCCCTGAGCGCAGCGCCCAGGCGGCGGCCGAGCACCCGCAGGCCGAAGTGGTGCCATCGCTGGCGGAGGCCGTCGCCGCGGGGGCGCAAGCCGTCGCCATCTCGACCCCGGTGGCAACGCACTCGCAGCTGACCGACCAAGCCATCGCTCTGGGAGTGCCTACCGTCTGCGACAAGCCGTTCGCCTTGGACGCCCGCGCCGCGCGAGCCAGCGTGCAGCGTGCACGCTCCACGGGTGTCCTGCTCAGCCCCTGCCAGAACCGACGCTGGGATTCCGACTTCAGAACGTTGCGGCGCGTGTTGGCCAACGGCGAGCTGGGGCAGGTCACGCGCCTGGAGTCCGCGCTGGAGCGCTGGGCCCCTGCCGAGCCGGTCATCGCTGGCGGTGGCTTGCTGCGTGACTTCGGCACGCACCTGGTGGACCAGGCGCTGGTGCTCTTCGGGCCGGTCGAGTCCGTCGCGGCGCAGACCAGCGGAGGCGATGGCTGTGAGCGCGAGGCGCGCCTGCAGCTGCAGCACGTGAACGGTGTGGTCAGCGAGCTGTCCGCGTCGCTGGTGCAGCCGGCTCCCGCGCCCCGGTACCGCCTCACCGGGACTGCTGGCAGCTTCGTGCTCGAGGCGCCGCTGGACGTGCAGGAGGCGCTCTTGTTGGCCGGGCGCACTCCTGGTGTTGAAGGCGATGCCTGGGGTGTCGAGCCGCCCAGCCGCTGGGGGGCGGTGGTGCTGGGTGATGGGCCCGCGCGCCGGGTGCCGAGCGAGCCCGGCCGTTGGCCGGACTTCTACGCCGCTTTCGCCCGCGCGGTTCGCGGTCGAGGGCCCGTCCCGGTCGACCCGGCGGACGCGATCGCCACGTGCGAAATCTTGGACGCCGCTCGCCGGGCGGCCCGCAGCGGCGCAACGGTGCGACTGCCCACTCACGCGTAGCCGACCGCTGGGTCGACCCGCGGGTCGGCCCGCGGGTCGGCGCAAGGTCGGCGTGGAGTCGGCGTGCCGGTCATGGGACCGAAGAAGGGCCGGACAGTCTCCACGTCCGGCCCTTCTCGTCACCACGACCCGAGCGACCGTCCCCCTGGCGGTCCCGGATCGCCTCAGCCGTCGATGCGCACCACCGCACCGTCGGCCGCCGATCGGCGGGCGGCGTCGGCGATCACCAGTGCCGCGCGCCCGTCCTCGAACGTCGGACTCGTGGACTTTCCTCCCCGGGCCAGTTCGACAAACTCGGCCAGCTCCTGGGCGTACGCGGTGGCGTAGCGTTCCAGGAAGAACTCCACGTACGGCCGTCTCGCCTCCACGGCCCGGGCAGTCGAGACACTCACCAGACTGGAGGGTGCGTTGGACACCGTGAGCGAGCCTTCAGCACCCACGACCTCCAGACGCTGGTCGTACCCGATCCGGCTACGTCGGGAGTTGGTGATGGTGGCGATGGCCCCAGAGGCAGCGCGCAGCACGACGACGACGCTGTCGAAGTCACCGTGTTCGCGAGCACCCTCGTCGAACAACTGAGCGCCCGTCGCGCTGACCTCCACGATGTCGCCGAGGAAGAAGCGAGCCATGTCGAAGTCGTGGATCGTCATGTCGCGGAAGATTCCGCCGGAGACCGCGATGTACTCAGCCGGCGGCGGCCCCGGGTCTCGGCTGACGATCGACAGGTGCTCCGGCTCACCGATCTCCCCCGCCGCCACCCGCGCCCTCGTCTCCGCGAAAGCCGGGTCGAAGCGCTGGTTGAATCCGAGCGCGACAGGCACCTGGCTGGCCGCCACCTTCGGACGCAAGGCATCGACCTTGGCGATGTCTAGATCGATGGGCTTCTCGCACAGCACCGGCAACCCCGCGTCCAGGCAGGCCTCGATGAGGGCGACGTGAGTCGGGGTGGGAGACGCGACGACCACTGCGTCCAGCTCACCCGAGGCCAACAGCCGCTCAGGTGAGTCCGTGGCCCTTCCTCCGTGTCGG
This Kineococcus aurantiacus DNA region includes the following protein-coding sequences:
- a CDS encoding Gfo/Idh/MocA family protein, whose translation is MPSQNSIGVGLISVGVMGRLHARSYLQSSQFFPELPRRAELVVAADPDAGGRAYASDALGFRETTTDYRQLLAHPDVDVVSICSPPFLHHEMALAAVEAGKHFWIEKPMGRSARESRDIAERAGAAGLFTGVGFNYRHAPAVAEARRLIRTGALGRITNLQLRMITSYASDPAQPFTWRYEEAQAGSGALADVLSHGFDLAQFLVAPIKSVSSVTERFIPKRTVPGTGETREVENEDYAAVLARFEGGVVGVLETTRVAVGPHAEYIVEVYGTEGSLRWNFDRMNQLELADDGSGYRTIMTPTSYGEFGRFQPNAGPGIGFNDLKTIEAALFLRSVAEGRQLAPSAADGWSAAEIVDAALRSAASGEWVDVPVVSGSLTTQA
- the iolG gene encoding inositol 2-dehydrogenase, whose protein sequence is MQEDPLRFGLIGTGRIGQVHAASIAANPDTTLAWVADPFVGGAEAVASRHGGRATDSPERLLASGELDAVVVASPTPTHVALIEACLDAGLPVLCEKPIDLDIAKVDALRPKVAASQVPVALGFNQRFDPAFAETRARVAAGEIGEPEHLSIVSRDPGPPPAEYIAVSGGIFRDMTIHDFDMARFFLGDIVEVSATGAQLFDEGAREHGDFDSVVVVLRAASGAIATITNSRRSRIGYDQRLEVVGAEGSLTVSNAPSSLVSVSTARAVEARRPYVEFFLERYATAYAQELAEFVELARGGKSTSPTFEDGRAALVIADAARRSAADGAVVRIDG
- a CDS encoding Gfo/Idh/MocA family protein, which produces MSGVGRQQSTSGRSRALEDLSACSPPVTFALVGYGEGGRYFHAPVIAGAAGARLGFIVTGSPERSAQAAAEHPQAEVVPSLAEAVAAGAQAVAISTPVATHSQLTDQAIALGVPTVCDKPFALDARAARASVQRARSTGVLLSPCQNRRWDSDFRTLRRVLANGELGQVTRLESALERWAPAEPVIAGGGLLRDFGTHLVDQALVLFGPVESVAAQTSGGDGCEREARLQLQHVNGVVSELSASLVQPAPAPRYRLTGTAGSFVLEAPLDVQEALLLAGRTPGVEGDAWGVEPPSRWGAVVLGDGPARRVPSEPGRWPDFYAAFARAVRGRGPVPVDPADAIATCEILDAARRAARSGATVRLPTHA